One Mycolicibacter sp. MU0083 DNA window includes the following coding sequences:
- the eccA gene encoding type VII secretion AAA-ATPase EccA yields the protein MVAGLLASGISVNGLQPSSNPQVARQMFTTATTIDPSMCDAWLARILAGDNDVDVLANAWATVRTFGWEIRRLGLSDLEFRPEVSDGMFLRLLITSVESLAAAYAAALAEAKRYAEAADLLDGIEPRNPFETELVNYVRGLLYFRTGRWPDVLKQFPAAAPWRQPELKAAAAAMATTALASLGVFEEATRRAQEAIEGDRVPGAANVALYTQGMCLRHLGREDEAAELLRRVYSRDSKFSPAREALDNPDFRLVLTDPETIEARTDPWDPDSAPTREQAEADRHAEEAARYLAEGDAELAAMLGMEQAKREIKLIKATTKVNLARAKMGLPVPVTSRHTLLLGPPGTGKTSVARAFTKQLCGLTVLRKPLVVETNRSKLLGRYMADAEKNTEELLEGALGGAVFFDEMHTLHESGYSQGDAYGNAIINTLLLYMENHRDELVVFGAGYANAMEKMLEVNQGLRRRFSTVIEFYSYTPPELLELTKMMGAENEDVVTDEAVEGLLPSYTRFYADENYSEDGDLIRGIDVLGNAGFVRNVVEKARDHRSFRLDDSELDAVLSGEVTDFSEAWLHKFKELTREDLAEGLSAAVAEKKTS from the coding sequence ATGGTCGCGGGCCTGCTGGCATCCGGGATCTCGGTCAACGGACTCCAACCCAGCAGCAATCCGCAGGTGGCGCGGCAGATGTTCACCACCGCCACCACGATCGACCCGAGCATGTGCGACGCCTGGCTGGCCCGGATCCTGGCCGGCGACAACGACGTCGACGTGCTGGCGAACGCGTGGGCCACGGTGCGCACGTTCGGGTGGGAGATCCGCCGGCTGGGCTTGTCCGATCTGGAGTTTCGACCCGAAGTCTCCGACGGGATGTTCCTGCGGCTGCTGATCACCAGCGTGGAATCGTTGGCCGCCGCCTATGCCGCCGCATTGGCCGAGGCCAAGCGTTACGCCGAAGCGGCCGACCTGCTCGACGGCATCGAGCCGCGGAATCCCTTCGAAACCGAACTGGTCAACTACGTCCGCGGTCTGCTGTATTTCCGGACCGGACGATGGCCAGACGTGCTCAAGCAGTTCCCGGCGGCGGCACCCTGGCGTCAGCCCGAGCTCAAGGCCGCCGCGGCGGCGATGGCCACCACCGCGCTGGCGTCGCTGGGCGTTTTCGAGGAGGCCACCCGGCGGGCACAGGAGGCCATCGAAGGCGACCGGGTACCGGGTGCGGCGAACGTCGCGCTCTACACCCAGGGGATGTGCCTACGGCATCTGGGGCGTGAGGATGAAGCCGCGGAGCTGCTGCGACGGGTCTACTCGCGGGACTCCAAGTTCTCGCCGGCACGCGAAGCGCTGGACAATCCCGACTTCCGCCTGGTGCTGACCGATCCGGAGACGATCGAGGCTCGCACCGACCCCTGGGATCCCGACAGTGCTCCGACCCGGGAGCAGGCCGAGGCCGACCGGCACGCCGAAGAGGCCGCCCGATACCTGGCCGAAGGCGATGCGGAGTTGGCGGCCATGCTCGGCATGGAACAGGCCAAGCGCGAGATCAAGCTGATCAAGGCGACCACCAAAGTCAATCTGGCGCGCGCCAAGATGGGCCTGCCGGTGCCGGTCACCTCGCGTCACACCCTGCTGCTCGGTCCGCCCGGCACCGGAAAGACATCGGTGGCCCGCGCGTTCACCAAGCAGTTGTGCGGCCTGACGGTGCTGCGCAAACCGCTGGTGGTGGAGACCAATCGCTCGAAGTTGCTGGGCCGCTACATGGCCGATGCGGAGAAGAACACCGAGGAACTGCTCGAAGGTGCGCTCGGCGGCGCGGTGTTCTTCGACGAGATGCACACCCTGCACGAGAGCGGCTACAGCCAGGGTGACGCCTACGGCAACGCCATCATCAACACCCTGCTGCTGTACATGGAGAACCATCGCGACGAACTGGTGGTGTTCGGCGCCGGCTACGCCAACGCGATGGAGAAGATGCTTGAGGTGAACCAGGGGCTGCGCCGCCGGTTCTCCACGGTGATCGAGTTCTACAGCTACACGCCGCCGGAATTGCTGGAACTGACCAAGATGATGGGTGCCGAGAACGAGGACGTGGTCACCGACGAGGCGGTCGAGGGCCTGCTCCCGTCCTACACCCGGTTCTACGCCGACGAGAACTACTCCGAAGACGGGGACCTGATTCGCGGTATCGACGTCCTGGGCAACGCCGGATTCGTCCGCAACGTGGTGGAGAAAGCCCGCGATCACCGGAGTTTCCGTCTCGATGATTCTGAACTCGATGCAGTGTTGTCCGGTGAAGTCACCGATTTCAGCGAGGCATGGCTGCACAAGTTCAAGGAGCTGACCCGCGAAGATCTTGCCGAAGGTCTCAGTGCGGCGGTTGCCGAAAAGAAAACCTCCTGA
- a CDS encoding PE family protein: MTYVHTQPEALTAAASNLAAIGSALSAQNAAAAAPTTGVVPAAADEVSALTAAQFAAHASMYQAISAQAEAIHQAFVATLNTSANTYEATEAANAASAG, from the coding sequence ATGACTTATGTCCACACCCAACCGGAGGCGCTGACCGCGGCGGCGAGCAACCTGGCCGCCATCGGCTCGGCGCTCAGCGCTCAGAACGCGGCCGCCGCGGCACCTACGACGGGGGTGGTCCCGGCCGCCGCGGACGAGGTCTCGGCGCTGACCGCCGCGCAGTTCGCTGCGCACGCCAGCATGTACCAGGCGATCAGCGCGCAGGCCGAGGCCATCCACCAGGCGTTTGTGGCCACGCTGAACACCAGCGCCAACACCTACGAAGCGACCGAGGCCGCGAACGCCGCGTCGGCCGGATAA
- a CDS encoding WXG100 family type VII secretion target translates to MTDPDAMRAMAGRFDVHAQTVEDEARRMWASSTNISGAGWGGLAERTSMDTMGTMQTAFRNIVTMLHSVRDGLIRDANHYEQQEAASQQILSGS, encoded by the coding sequence ATGACGGATCCGGATGCGATGCGCGCGATGGCGGGTCGTTTCGATGTGCATGCGCAGACGGTGGAGGATGAGGCGCGTCGGATGTGGGCGTCGTCGACGAACATCTCCGGTGCGGGCTGGGGTGGTCTGGCGGAGCGGACCTCGATGGACACCATGGGGACGATGCAGACGGCGTTTCGCAACATTGTGACGATGTTGCACAGCGTGCGTGATGGGTTGATTCGGGATGCGAATCACTACGAGCAGCAGGAAGCTGCGTCGCAGCAGATCCTGTCGGGCAGCTAG
- a CDS encoding WXG100 family type VII secretion target, whose product MSINYQFGDVNAHGALIRAQAASLEAEHQAIVHDVMAAGDFWGGSGSVACQEFVTQLGRNFALIYEQANAHGQKVQTAGNNMANTDASVGSSWA is encoded by the coding sequence ATGTCGATCAATTACCAGTTCGGTGATGTCAATGCTCATGGTGCGTTGATTCGTGCGCAGGCGGCGTCGTTGGAGGCCGAGCATCAGGCGATCGTGCACGATGTGATGGCTGCCGGTGATTTCTGGGGTGGTTCGGGTTCGGTGGCGTGCCAGGAGTTTGTGACGCAGTTGGGTCGCAACTTCGCGCTGATCTACGAGCAGGCCAATGCCCACGGTCAGAAGGTGCAGACCGCCGGCAACAACATGGCCAACACCGACGCCTCGGTGGGTTCCAGCTGGGCCTGA
- a CDS encoding PPE family protein: MDFGAFPPEINSARIYTGPGSGPMMAAAAAWDKMAAELSSAEAGYQAVINGLVGEGWMGPASNAMAAAAAPYVVWMGATAARAEQAAMQAKAAAAAFDAAYAMTVAPPLIVANRTQLATLVATNILGQNAAAIAATEAHYGQMWAQDAAAMYGYAASSATATKVTPFSAPREVVNPAGEGAQQGAVAQATGTAATSQAQSTVSQALTNTPQALQALSTPVQPPVTGVEGISTGDMSNAMTNLMSSSFSPMGAAGFTNIISDLAVVQALAGAVAEGGDLPALASTSLVSSSAGAGLGGAAGTGTVAAGVGRGTLVGAMSVPQSWAAAIPATATPGTSVAATGWTVAAHAPQPGAAGMPGVPLAGAGQGRNYGFAAPRYGFKPTVMARPVVAG; this comes from the coding sequence ATGGACTTCGGAGCATTCCCGCCGGAAATCAACTCGGCTCGTATCTACACCGGCCCCGGGTCGGGCCCGATGATGGCCGCCGCGGCGGCCTGGGACAAGATGGCCGCCGAACTGAGCTCGGCCGAGGCGGGCTACCAGGCCGTCATCAACGGCCTCGTCGGTGAGGGCTGGATGGGCCCGGCGTCCAACGCCATGGCCGCCGCGGCTGCGCCGTACGTGGTATGGATGGGCGCCACCGCCGCCCGGGCGGAGCAGGCCGCGATGCAGGCCAAGGCGGCGGCGGCCGCATTCGACGCCGCCTATGCCATGACCGTGGCACCGCCGCTGATCGTCGCCAACCGCACCCAGCTCGCGACTCTGGTGGCCACCAACATCCTGGGGCAGAACGCCGCCGCGATCGCCGCCACCGAAGCTCACTACGGTCAGATGTGGGCGCAGGACGCGGCAGCCATGTACGGCTATGCGGCGTCGTCGGCGACGGCCACCAAGGTGACGCCGTTCAGCGCGCCGCGTGAGGTCGTCAACCCGGCGGGCGAGGGCGCCCAGCAGGGCGCAGTCGCCCAGGCCACCGGTACGGCGGCCACCTCGCAGGCGCAGTCCACGGTGTCTCAGGCGCTTACCAACACACCCCAAGCACTGCAGGCACTTTCGACGCCGGTACAACCCCCGGTGACCGGAGTCGAAGGGATCAGCACAGGTGATATGAGCAACGCGATGACCAACCTCATGAGCAGCTCGTTCAGTCCCATGGGTGCCGCCGGATTCACCAATATAATCTCCGATCTCGCGGTCGTACAAGCCCTTGCCGGTGCCGTCGCAGAAGGCGGAGACCTGCCGGCGCTGGCATCGACGTCGTTGGTCTCGTCGAGCGCAGGCGCGGGTCTGGGAGGAGCCGCTGGCACCGGAACAGTCGCAGCCGGGGTGGGCCGCGGAACCTTGGTCGGCGCGATGTCGGTGCCGCAGTCGTGGGCCGCCGCCATCCCGGCTACCGCAACCCCGGGCACGTCGGTCGCGGCCACCGGCTGGACCGTGGCCGCTCACGCCCCCCAGCCCGGGGCGGCCGGGATGCCGGGCGTGCCGCTGGCCGGCGCCGGGCAGGGCCGCAACTACGGATTCGCCGCGCCGCGATACGGATTCAAGCCCACGGTGATGGCGCGACCGGTGGTCGCCGGTTAG
- a CDS encoding MgtC/SapB family protein, whose product MQTLSVAEFTLRLAVGLGCGALIGLERQWRARMAGLRTNALVAAGATLFVLYAVGVEPNSTRVASYVVSGVGFLGGGVILREGFNVRGLNTAATLWCSAAVGVLAAAGDLVFALIGTGAIVGTHLLLRPLGRLIDRDQYVEEDEPQSPYEVQVICRPKSEKYLRAQIVQHTASNDLILRGIHTVRSGEDNIALTASMLSDSRAPDRLERLVGELSLQPGVYAVQWHAENPSSLSAE is encoded by the coding sequence ATGCAGACGCTGAGCGTCGCCGAGTTCACGCTGCGACTGGCCGTCGGGCTGGGCTGCGGTGCCCTGATCGGGCTGGAGCGGCAGTGGCGTGCGCGGATGGCGGGTCTGCGGACCAACGCGCTGGTCGCCGCCGGTGCGACGCTGTTCGTGCTGTACGCCGTCGGCGTGGAACCCAACTCCACCCGCGTCGCCTCGTACGTGGTGTCGGGGGTGGGTTTCCTCGGCGGTGGGGTGATCCTGCGCGAGGGGTTCAACGTCCGCGGTCTGAACACCGCGGCCACACTGTGGTGCTCGGCTGCCGTGGGCGTGCTGGCGGCGGCCGGAGACCTGGTGTTCGCCCTGATCGGGACCGGTGCGATCGTCGGCACCCATCTGCTGCTCCGGCCGCTGGGGCGGCTCATCGACCGTGATCAGTACGTGGAGGAAGACGAACCGCAGTCGCCGTATGAGGTGCAGGTGATCTGCCGGCCGAAGTCCGAGAAGTACCTGCGCGCCCAGATCGTGCAACACACCGCCAGCAACGACCTGATTCTGCGGGGGATTCACACCGTCCGGTCCGGTGAGGACAACATTGCGCTCACCGCGTCCATGCTGTCGGACAGCCGGGCCCCGGACCGGCTCGAGCGACTGGTCGGCGAACTGTCTCTGCAGCCGGGCGTCTACGCGGTGCAGTGGCACGCCGAGAACCCGTCGTCGTTGTCGGCGGAGTGA
- a CDS encoding sterol desaturase family protein, producing MRDPVVFAVPFFLILLSLEWFAARKLEHSESGQPPAGAYRTADAWASISMGLVSMATTAVWKFVALLGYAAIYTYLAPWHLSPAHWYTWVIAIVGVDLLYYCYHRVAHRIRLIWATHQAHHSSRYFNFATALRQKWNNSGEILMWIPLPLLGIPPWMVFASFSVSLVYQFWVHTERIDRLPRPVEFVFNTPSHHRVHHGMDPEYLDKNYGGILIIWDRLFGTFAPERFRPHYGLTKQVDTFNIAALQFHEYLAIIADVRRAENWRDRLGYVFGPPGWRPAATNRRAVPTAELS from the coding sequence ATGCGTGACCCGGTGGTGTTCGCCGTCCCGTTCTTCCTGATCCTGCTGTCGCTGGAATGGTTCGCCGCACGCAAACTCGAGCACTCCGAATCCGGGCAGCCGCCCGCCGGGGCCTACCGGACCGCGGACGCCTGGGCGAGCATCTCGATGGGCCTGGTCTCGATGGCCACCACGGCGGTGTGGAAATTCGTTGCGCTGCTGGGCTACGCGGCGATCTACACGTATCTGGCGCCGTGGCACCTGTCTCCGGCGCACTGGTACACCTGGGTGATCGCGATCGTCGGGGTGGACCTGCTCTATTACTGCTATCACCGTGTCGCGCACCGGATCCGGTTGATCTGGGCCACCCACCAGGCGCACCACTCCAGCCGCTACTTCAACTTCGCCACGGCGCTGCGCCAGAAATGGAACAACAGTGGCGAGATATTGATGTGGATTCCCTTGCCGCTGTTGGGCATTCCACCGTGGATGGTGTTCGCAAGCTTCTCGGTGAGCCTGGTCTACCAGTTCTGGGTCCACACCGAACGGATCGACAGGCTGCCGCGCCCCGTCGAGTTCGTCTTCAACACCCCGTCGCACCACCGTGTGCACCACGGCATGGATCCCGAGTACCTGGACAAGAACTACGGCGGGATTCTGATCATCTGGGACCGGCTGTTCGGTACCTTCGCCCCCGAACGGTTCCGGCCGCACTACGGGCTGACCAAGCAGGTCGACACCTTCAACATCGCGGCCCTGCAGTTCCACGAATACCTCGCGATCATCGCCGACGTACGGCGGGCGGAGAACTGGCGTGACCGGCTCGGTTACGTGTTCGGGCCGCCGGGATGGCGCCCCGCGGCCACGAACCGGCGTGCTGTGCCCACCGCGGAACTGTCCTGA
- a CDS encoding LysM peptidoglycan-binding domain-containing protein: MGDTLTAGKKLVKGESLTSNNGAYTLTLQEDGNLVLAARGKAVWASGTNGNDVVRAEVQTDGNFVLYTADKPIWHTDTKGKKDVKLVMQDDRNLVLYAADGAAWSTKTETDAPPPEEPKAEEAPAPVEEAAPAARTYTVVAGDTLFAIAERFYGDGNKYPQIAVASGISNPDLIHPGQELTIP, from the coding sequence TTGGGAGACACGCTCACCGCAGGTAAGAAGCTCGTCAAGGGCGAGTCGCTGACCTCCAACAACGGGGCATACACCCTGACGTTGCAGGAGGACGGCAACCTGGTGCTGGCGGCGCGGGGGAAGGCTGTGTGGGCCTCGGGCACCAACGGAAACGATGTGGTGCGCGCCGAGGTGCAGACGGACGGCAACTTCGTGCTGTACACCGCGGACAAGCCGATCTGGCACACCGACACCAAGGGCAAGAAGGACGTCAAGCTCGTCATGCAGGATGACCGCAACCTGGTGCTCTACGCAGCAGACGGTGCGGCCTGGTCCACCAAGACCGAGACCGACGCCCCGCCGCCGGAGGAGCCCAAGGCCGAAGAGGCTCCGGCTCCGGTTGAAGAGGCCGCCCCGGCAGCGCGTACCTACACCGTGGTCGCCGGCGACACCCTGTTCGCCATCGCGGAGCGGTTCTACGGCGACGGCAACAAGTACCCGCAGATCGCCGTGGCCAGTGGCATCTCCAACCCCGACCTGATCCACCCCGGTCAGGAGTTGACGATCCCCTGA
- a CDS encoding VOC family protein, whose product MTPTSRPPVQIAWVTRDLDATETMLTALLGARRWIRMPGVHFAPETCSYLGEPADFVADIALSYAGDMQLEVIAPVSGRSLYDDFLREHGPGLHHVCIEAEDPETFEAMLNDAAERGARVVARGVMPGGMYFAYVSAPDAGIPYLEIAYVPAEIRSVFDYIKQEQR is encoded by the coding sequence ATGACCCCGACATCCCGCCCGCCCGTCCAGATCGCCTGGGTCACCCGTGATCTGGACGCCACCGAGACAATGCTCACCGCGTTGCTGGGGGCGCGCAGATGGATTCGGATGCCCGGCGTGCACTTCGCCCCCGAAACCTGCAGCTACCTGGGGGAGCCCGCCGACTTCGTCGCCGACATCGCACTGAGCTACGCCGGTGACATGCAGCTGGAAGTGATCGCACCGGTGAGCGGTCGCAGCCTCTACGACGACTTTCTCCGCGAACACGGGCCGGGCCTGCACCACGTCTGCATCGAGGCCGAGGACCCCGAAACCTTCGAAGCTATGCTGAACGACGCCGCCGAGCGGGGCGCCCGGGTCGTCGCCCGTGGTGTGATGCCCGGCGGCATGTACTTCGCCTACGTCTCGGCCCCCGACGCCGGCATCCCCTACCTGGAGATCGCCTACGTGCCGGCCGAGATCCGATCCGTCTTCGACTACATCAAACAGGAGCAGCGGTGA